Proteins encoded together in one bacterium window:
- a CDS encoding T9SS C-terminal target domain-containing protein, with protein sequence MLKKIAAVILTSCLASSTAWAGNIVLSGNITTNTTLTRNNTYTLNGFVYVKAGATLTIEPGTYVYGDKDSKGSLIVEQDAKIIADGTREQPIVFTSNQPAGQRTYGDWGGVIICGRAPINVPGGTAIIEGGVGSTYGGSNPDDNSGILRYVRIEFPGIAFQPNNEINGLTLGGVGRGTIIDYVQVSYSGDDGFEFFGGTVNAKHLISLRTLDDDFDTD encoded by the coding sequence ATGCTGAAAAAAATCGCTGCAGTGATTCTGACGTCGTGCCTGGCCAGTTCAACGGCTTGGGCCGGCAACATCGTCTTATCCGGCAATATCACAACCAATACGACGTTGACGAGAAACAATACCTACACGTTGAACGGCTTCGTCTACGTCAAAGCCGGTGCAACACTTACGATCGAGCCTGGCACCTACGTCTATGGCGACAAAGACTCCAAGGGTTCTCTCATCGTCGAGCAAGATGCGAAGATCATCGCCGACGGCACCCGCGAGCAGCCCATCGTCTTTACGAGTAACCAGCCAGCGGGGCAGCGCACATATGGCGACTGGGGCGGGGTAATCATCTGCGGCCGCGCGCCCATCAACGTGCCGGGCGGCACTGCCATCATCGAAGGCGGCGTCGGCTCCACCTACGGCGGCTCCAATCCTGACGACAACAGCGGCATTCTGCGCTACGTGCGCATCGAATTCCCCGGCATCGCCTTCCAGCCCAACAATGAAATCAACGGTCTCACGCTCGGCGGTGTCGGACGCGGCACCATCATCGACTATGTGCAGGTGAGTTACTCCGGCGATGACGGCTTCGAGTTCTTCGGCGGCACCGTCAATGCCAAACACCTGATCTCCCTGCGCACGCTCGACGACGACTTTGACACCGACT
- a CDS encoding STAS domain-containing protein, whose translation MRSNAMAALHARLDESHPHSALSPVARFEIMGAGPLACGRIVLQGAITAESASALRGFLQKVTVSPVAQWTIDMRGLVLLSAAGLCHLARFANARRQQGAAMQVVGIHENVYATLLDLDLLGIFAWTD comes from the coding sequence ATGAGGTCCAATGCCATGGCCGCGCTGCACGCCCGGCTGGATGAGAGCCATCCCCACTCGGCACTGTCACCCGTGGCCCGCTTCGAAATCATGGGCGCGGGACCGCTCGCCTGCGGCAGGATCGTGTTGCAGGGCGCCATCACCGCGGAAAGCGCCTCGGCGTTGAGGGGCTTCCTTCAGAAGGTCACGGTTTCTCCGGTGGCGCAGTGGACCATCGACATGCGGGGCCTGGTGCTGCTGAGCGCCGCGGGCCTGTGCCATCTCGCCCGCTTTGCCAATGCGCGCCGCCAGCAGGGAGCGGCAATGCAGGTTGTGGGCATCCACGAAAACGTTTATGCAACGCTGCTCGATTTGGACCTGCTCGGCATATTTGCCTGGACGGATTGA
- a CDS encoding exopolyphosphatase: protein MKFAAIDIGSNAVRLLFANVVADGAQPVVQKESLLRVPLRLGTEVFAHGRLSEEKADDLVKTMIAFKYLLETQRPLAYRACATSAMREAANGPEICARIEAETGIAVEIIAGKREAEVIYSNHVAENLEAGISYLYIDVGGGSTELTLFAENRVVASASFDIGTVRMLGDLVSATAWQALKGWVKTLAAVHRPLAAIGTGGNINKYFSLAEQREGKPLSYKKLRALYTALKSHSLAERIAQLRLKPDRADVIIPAGRIYLAIMKWAGIPEIHVPQVGLSDGMIHILYDEYRRRINN from the coding sequence TTGAAATTTGCCGCCATAGATATCGGCTCCAATGCCGTGCGCCTGCTTTTTGCCAACGTCGTGGCCGACGGCGCTCAGCCGGTGGTGCAGAAGGAGTCTCTCCTGCGCGTGCCGCTGCGCTTGGGCACGGAGGTGTTTGCGCACGGCCGCTTGTCGGAGGAGAAGGCCGATGATCTGGTCAAAACCATGATCGCGTTCAAGTATCTGCTCGAAACGCAACGGCCGCTGGCCTACCGTGCCTGCGCGACTTCCGCGATGCGCGAGGCGGCCAACGGCCCGGAGATTTGTGCGCGCATTGAGGCGGAAACCGGCATTGCGGTGGAAATCATCGCCGGCAAGCGGGAAGCGGAAGTGATCTATTCCAATCACGTGGCGGAAAACCTGGAGGCGGGCATTTCCTATCTGTACATCGACGTGGGGGGCGGCAGCACCGAGCTGACGCTGTTTGCGGAGAATCGGGTCGTGGCTTCGGCCTCGTTCGACATCGGCACGGTGCGCATGCTCGGCGATCTGGTCTCTGCGACCGCTTGGCAGGCGCTCAAAGGCTGGGTCAAAACCCTGGCCGCGGTGCACCGGCCGCTGGCGGCGATCGGCACCGGCGGCAACATCAACAAGTATTTCAGCCTGGCAGAGCAGCGCGAGGGCAAGCCGCTTTCCTACAAGAAACTCCGTGCGCTCTACACCGCGCTGAAGTCGCACTCGCTGGCCGAGCGTATCGCGCAGTTGCGGTTGAAACCCGATCGCGCCGACGTCATCATTCCCGCCGGCCGGATTTATCTGGCGATCATGAAATGGGCCGGCATCCCGGAAATCCACGTGCCGCAAGTGGGCTTGTCCGACGGCATGATTCACATTCTGTATGACGAGTATCGCCGCAGGATCAACAATTGA
- a CDS encoding response regulator transcription factor — protein sequence MPKQILIVDDEQDILDLIKYNLETEGYATLLARDGVQALNVAHSALPDLIILDVMLPGKDGWQVMRELRQSPETQHIPVIFLTARSSEIDEVVGIELGADDYIIKPISIRKLLARVKMALRRTLPAAAGPQEVLHFGEVQINTLNYSVRVEGREVPFTKKEFEVLVFLAERPGRVITRETLLNEIWGDNVVVIDRTIDVHIRKIREKLGEKNMHLIETIKGVGYRMKAEN from the coding sequence ATGCCAAAGCAAATCTTGATTGTCGATGATGAGCAGGACATTCTCGATTTGATCAAGTACAATCTCGAAACGGAAGGCTATGCCACGCTGCTGGCGCGCGACGGCGTGCAGGCGCTCAATGTGGCACACAGCGCGCTGCCGGATTTGATCATCCTGGACGTGATGCTGCCCGGCAAGGACGGCTGGCAGGTGATGCGCGAGCTGCGCCAAAGCCCGGAGACGCAGCACATTCCGGTGATCTTCCTGACCGCCCGCTCCAGCGAGATCGACGAGGTGGTGGGCATCGAGCTGGGCGCGGATGATTACATCATCAAGCCGATCAGCATTCGCAAGCTGTTGGCGCGCGTCAAGATGGCGTTGCGCCGCACGCTGCCCGCCGCTGCCGGGCCGCAGGAGGTGCTGCATTTCGGCGAGGTGCAGATCAACACGCTCAACTATTCCGTGCGTGTCGAAGGCCGCGAGGTGCCTTTCACCAAAAAAGAGTTCGAAGTGCTGGTGTTTCTCGCGGAACGGCCGGGCCGCGTGATCACCCGCGAGACGCTGCTCAACGAAATCTGGGGCGACAACGTCGTGGTCATCGACCGCACCATCGATGTGCACATCCGCAAGATTCGCGAAAAGCTCGGCGAAAAGAACATGCACTTGATCGAAACCATCAAGGGCGTCGGCTATCGGATGAAGGCGGAGAATTGA
- a CDS encoding ATP-binding protein — MKISLRKKLFLTHLALLALVTAAASVITHFELQKYYKDRLFRQLRIQLDEIEFLLAHGAFSDASGSLNYQKLVAYATAGAIRLTLIDSTGVVRFDSQVARDSLSSVENHLGRSEVEQARATGVGRAERRSGTIHTRLFYVARPVAPIHAGKGWLPQVRYLRLAVPLTEIEAAVRELRWQILAGGGMALLLTAVAGYWVARRLTNPIHKLAEIADSVKMGDLDAHFERTSNDEIGDLADLLNEMLAKLREDLKQMHKLENMRTQFLGNVSHELRTPIFALQGYLETLLYGNVTEVQTQRMFVEKAYRQAGRLNNLLTDLIDISRIESGEMKMSFRYFDVAEWLARQMPDLQNQASQYDVTINLQNGEPLGSVIALGDRERLTQVITNLASNAIKYNVPGGRVELGYHLNKKEVEIYVADTGRGIPGEHLPRIFERFYRVDRERSRDVGGTGLGLAIVKHIVEAHGSSVQVKSEVGKGSVFSFSLKRNLSKD; from the coding sequence ATGAAGATCTCCCTGCGCAAAAAGCTGTTCCTCACCCACCTCGCCCTGCTGGCGCTGGTCACTGCTGCCGCCAGTGTGATCACCCATTTCGAGCTGCAGAAGTATTACAAGGATCGGTTGTTTCGCCAGTTGCGGATTCAACTCGACGAAATCGAATTCCTGCTGGCGCACGGCGCTTTCAGCGATGCTTCCGGGAGCCTGAACTACCAAAAGCTGGTCGCGTATGCCACGGCCGGCGCCATTCGGCTGACCTTGATCGATTCGACCGGCGTGGTGCGTTTTGATTCGCAGGTGGCACGCGATTCCCTGAGCAGCGTGGAAAACCATCTTGGCCGTTCGGAAGTGGAACAAGCGCGCGCCACCGGCGTGGGCCGCGCCGAGCGCCGCAGCGGCACCATTCATACCCGTCTGTTTTACGTTGCGCGGCCGGTCGCTCCAATTCATGCCGGCAAGGGCTGGCTGCCGCAAGTGCGCTATTTGCGGCTGGCCGTTCCGCTCACGGAAATCGAAGCGGCGGTGCGCGAACTGCGCTGGCAAATCCTCGCCGGTGGCGGCATGGCCCTGCTGCTCACCGCGGTGGCGGGTTACTGGGTGGCGCGGCGCCTGACCAATCCCATTCACAAACTCGCGGAAATCGCCGATTCGGTGAAGATGGGCGATTTGGACGCTCACTTTGAGCGCACTTCCAATGATGAAATCGGCGATCTGGCGGATTTGCTCAACGAAATGTTGGCAAAACTGCGCGAGGACTTGAAGCAGATGCACAAGCTCGAGAACATGCGCACGCAGTTTCTCGGCAATGTTTCGCATGAGCTGCGCACTCCGATTTTTGCGCTGCAGGGTTATCTCGAAACCCTGCTGTACGGCAACGTGACCGAGGTGCAAACGCAGCGCATGTTCGTCGAAAAAGCCTATCGCCAGGCCGGCCGGCTGAACAACTTGCTCACCGATCTCATCGACATCTCGCGCATCGAATCCGGGGAGATGAAAATGAGCTTCCGCTATTTCGACGTGGCGGAGTGGCTGGCACGGCAGATGCCGGATCTGCAAAACCAGGCCAGTCAATACGACGTCACCATCAACCTGCAGAACGGCGAGCCGTTGGGCTCGGTGATCGCGCTGGGTGATCGCGAGCGCTTGACGCAGGTGATCACCAATCTTGCCAGCAATGCCATCAAATACAACGTGCCCGGCGGACGGGTCGAACTCGGCTATCATCTCAACAAAAAGGAAGTCGAGATCTATGTTGCCGATACCGGCCGCGGCATTCCGGGCGAACACCTGCCCCGCATTTTCGAGCGCTTCTATCGCGTCGATCGCGAACGCTCCCGCGATGTGGGCGGCACGGGTTTGGGGTTGGCCATCGTCAAGCACATCGTGGAAGCGCACGGCAGCAGCGTGCAGGTGAAGAGCGAAGTGGGCAAGGGCTCGGTATTCAGTTTCTCGCTCAAGCGCAATCTCAGCAAGGATTGA
- a CDS encoding T9SS type A sorting domain-containing protein gives VLGWPGNGIFIDANATADNASNGLLQIRNVILAGRDTVTTNASNGFAPLAWFDTPAFGNTRLATAAEVQLGNPFNLTNPDFMPMPGSPALAGSDFANARLTDAFFTATTFRGAFGDTRWDANWANYNPQFASYRNPTGVKVQQASNRIPAALQLEQNYPNPFNPTTAIVYALPRAGHVSLKVFDVLGHEVLTLVDQAQAAGEYEVIVNAGQLATGMYFYRLQVGDYRAVKRMLLVK, from the coding sequence GTGCTCGGCTGGCCCGGCAACGGCATCTTCATCGATGCCAATGCCACGGCCGACAATGCCAGCAACGGCCTGCTGCAAATTCGCAATGTCATTCTCGCCGGCCGCGATACCGTCACCACCAATGCCTCCAACGGCTTCGCGCCTCTGGCCTGGTTTGACACGCCCGCCTTCGGCAACACCCGCTTGGCAACCGCCGCGGAAGTGCAGCTCGGCAACCCCTTCAACTTGACCAACCCTGATTTCATGCCGATGCCGGGCTCGCCCGCGCTTGCCGGTTCTGACTTCGCCAACGCACGACTGACGGACGCCTTCTTCACGGCGACGACTTTTCGCGGCGCTTTTGGCGATACCCGCTGGGACGCGAACTGGGCCAATTACAACCCGCAGTTCGCCAGCTATCGCAATCCCACGGGCGTGAAAGTGCAACAGGCCTCGAACCGGATTCCCGCTGCCTTGCAACTCGAACAGAACTACCCCAATCCGTTCAATCCCACGACTGCCATCGTCTACGCGCTGCCCCGTGCCGGCCACGTGAGCTTGAAGGTTTTCGACGTGTTGGGCCATGAAGTTCTGACGCTGGTGGATCAGGCGCAAGCGGCGGGCGAATACGAAGTGATCGTGAACGCCGGCCAATTGGCGACCGGCATGTACTTCTATCGTCTGCAAGTCGGCGACTATCGTGCTGTGAAGCGCATGCTGTTGGTGAAATAG
- a CDS encoding OprO/OprP family phosphate-selective porin has translation MRQRTGVCFSAGLCVLIFSTSTFPQEVKSRNAESWELAGSIQLQHLYDPDRTGDGLVTDNGFRMRRVRLSARGKVNAFVESTLQIEVRDNSPRLKDAEGRIKLANSFYLRFGQFKVPVWREELRSSTNLLLIERSAAAEFLVANNFSARQIGVEFGRRPERGLQMALHLSNGAGEGIREDAGRPKNGFVNNGKLITGRLSLPLGERVQLGVSAAANRVTRIAQNPAGAMVFAGTQTLLAPDLGLYLHSSTHMQFDIEGGVAFGKLVRELPGGTAGDFLLADLSGRWTAKLHHALTSLGGLEAIELAASACYLEPDDRQEDESLLLRFGPAIYFGKTCRLQINGEVDKPLPAGGETVLQVRSQMNFTF, from the coding sequence ATGAGGCAACGCACCGGTGTCTGCTTTTCAGCCGGATTATGCGTTCTGATTTTTTCCACTTCCACATTCCCGCAAGAAGTCAAATCCCGCAACGCCGAATCCTGGGAGCTTGCCGGCTCCATTCAATTGCAGCACTTGTATGATCCCGATCGCACCGGCGATGGGCTGGTGACCGACAACGGTTTTCGCATGCGGCGTGTTCGTCTCTCGGCGCGCGGCAAAGTCAACGCCTTCGTCGAAAGCACGCTGCAAATCGAAGTGCGTGACAACAGTCCGCGCCTCAAGGATGCCGAGGGCCGAATCAAACTGGCAAACAGCTTCTACCTGCGCTTCGGCCAGTTCAAAGTTCCGGTGTGGCGGGAAGAGTTGCGCTCTTCCACCAATCTCCTGCTCATCGAGCGCAGTGCAGCCGCGGAGTTTTTGGTGGCGAACAATTTTTCCGCGCGCCAGATCGGCGTGGAATTCGGCCGGCGGCCGGAGCGCGGGCTGCAGATGGCGTTGCACCTCTCCAATGGCGCAGGCGAAGGCATTCGCGAAGATGCCGGCCGGCCGAAGAACGGCTTCGTCAACAACGGCAAGCTGATCACCGGCCGCCTCAGTTTGCCGCTCGGCGAGCGCGTGCAACTCGGTGTTTCAGCAGCGGCCAACCGAGTGACCCGGATTGCGCAAAACCCGGCGGGGGCAATGGTCTTTGCCGGCACGCAGACACTGCTCGCACCGGACCTGGGCCTCTATCTGCACAGCAGCACGCACATGCAGTTCGATATAGAAGGCGGGGTGGCCTTCGGTAAACTTGTGCGTGAGCTGCCGGGCGGCACAGCGGGGGATTTTCTTCTGGCGGATCTCAGCGGGCGCTGGACCGCCAAGCTGCACCATGCCCTCACCAGCCTGGGTGGGCTGGAAGCGATCGAGTTGGCCGCGAGCGCTTGTTATCTCGAACCGGATGACCGGCAGGAGGATGAGTCGCTCCTGCTGCGCTTCGGGCCTGCGATTTATTTCGGCAAAACCTGCCGGCTGCAAATCAACGGTGAAGTGGACAAACCTTTGCCGGCCGGCGGGGAGACTGTGCTGCAAGTGCGCTCACAGATGAATTTTACTTTTTAA
- a CDS encoding response regulator — MNVALAMSCDPQAEDIAIAVPDDLPLAALLLVTSDSQQAMASKLELESQGYYVVCARLAGEALQLLQRIPFDLVIVDAVLPDMHGLELIGKIAERDARLPIILNSNQQDIPNNFRYWAADAVISPATDGSGLHAQLASLLDRHRLLS, encoded by the coding sequence ATGAATGTCGCACTCGCAATGAGTTGCGATCCCCAGGCCGAAGACATCGCCATTGCCGTTCCTGATGATCTCCCCCTGGCCGCGCTGCTGCTGGTAACGAGTGACTCGCAGCAGGCCATGGCCAGCAAGCTGGAGCTTGAATCACAAGGCTACTACGTGGTGTGCGCCCGCCTGGCTGGGGAGGCGCTGCAACTCCTGCAGCGGATACCTTTCGACCTGGTGATCGTCGATGCGGTTTTGCCCGATATGCACGGCCTCGAACTGATCGGCAAAATTGCGGAGCGGGACGCGCGCCTGCCCATCATTCTCAATTCCAACCAGCAAGACATTCCGAACAACTTCCGCTACTGGGCGGCGGATGCGGTCATCTCTCCCGCCACCGACGGTTCTGGTCTCCACGCGCAATTGGCCAGCCTGCTCGACCGCCACCGGCTGCTGAGCTGA